CGCGCACGCAGCTGCGCCTCGTTCTGCATGATGCCCAGCGCGGCGCCGGGATCGTCGGATGCGGTGTTGACGCGCCGGCCCGACGAGAGCCGGGCGAGCACATCCTCCAGGCTCGATCGCGACGCCGTGATGGCGTTGATGGCCTGCAGGGTCGAAGCGTGGTTGGTGACGCGCATATGCAGGAGTATCGGGCGCGAGCCGGCGGGTCTTCACTCCCCGCTCAAGTGGCGGCGCGAGCGACCGACACCTTCTGGCGTATGTCGACGACTCCGACCCCCGATCGTGTGTCCCTGACCTCCAGCGGCTCCGCCTCCGCGTCTTCTATAGGACGTGTCGCTCGGCCTCAACCGATTCAGGGCAAGTCTGGCGGAGAGAAGTGGCCATCATCAAAACAGTTTCAGCAAGTCATCGCGTCATATCTCGATTCAGCGAACGAAGCGATCCAGCCCCACGAGGTCGCCCTTCGCCTAATCGACATGGCCGCCGAGGGATATCGGCGGTCCGCCTAGGGGATTGCGGCTGCCGCACTCAAGTGTGGGCGCGCGCGGCCGAAACTCCGTTGCAGGAGGATTCATCGCATGAAGATTGACCGTTCCGTCGGCCCCGCGCCGATCCAGCCCACCCCGACCTCGTCGCCGCGCGTTCCTGCGCGCCAGTCGGAGTCTACCGAAGCGCCCAGCGCGCCCGCCCCTCGCCGCGACTCCGTGGAGTTTTCCGCGGCCGGTCGCGAGTTCGCCTCGCTGCACCCCGATCGTGTCGCGCGCCTCGAGCAGGTGCGTGAGCGCCTCGCCACCGACTTCTACTCGTCGCCGGACGTGCTCCAGTCCGTCGCCCGTCGCCTGCTCGCCTCCGGCGAGATCTGACCGTCCCTCAACACGTCTCCGGACCCTCGTATGCGCTTCCTCGTCGTAGATGACTCCGCCACGATGCGCCGTATCGTCGTCAACTCGCTGCAGCGCATTGGCTACAGTGATGTCGTCGAGGCCGGCGATGGCGTCGAGGCGCTCGAGAAGCTCGATGCCTCCATCGGTTTCATCATCACCGACTGGAACATGCCGAACATGTCCGGCGTGGAGTTGGCCCAGGCGGTGCGTGCCAAGGATGGCTTCAAGCAACTGCCCATCCTGATGGTCACCGCGCGCTCCGTGCGCGAAGACATCATGACGGCGCTCGAGTCGGGCCTCAACTACTACATCGTCAAGCCCTTCACGCCGCAGGTGCTGAAGGAGAAGATTGACGCGCTGCTCACCGGCGCGCCGGCCTGATCATGACCCCCGCCCATCGGGAAGTCCTGCTCGACGACTCCGCCGCCGCCCTGCGGATGGTCATCGCCCAGCTGAAGGAGTTCGCGCCGACCCCGCGTCGCGACACCAACGACTTGGCCGAGGCTGCCGCCCGTGGACGCCGCCGAGACGCCTGAGGCTGCCGCAGCCGCCGGCGACGGCACAGGCCCTCGCATCCTCGTCATCGATGACGACCCCGAGATGCGCCTCCTCCTTGAGGTGGCGCTCTCTGCCTTTGGAACGGTCGAGACTGCCGAGGACGGCCTCGTGGGACTCGAGCTCTATCGCAATGCCCTGCGAGGCTCGCGGCCGTACGCGCTCGTCTGCTGCGACGTGCAGATGCCCGGGATGGACGGCCACCAGACGGTGCTCGCCCTACGACGCGCCGAGTCGCACGTCAGCGCCAACCAACCCTCGCGCATCCTGATGCTGACGGCCCTCTCCGATCGATCGCACGTGCAGCGCGCCATCGCCGTCGGCTGCGATAGCTACCTGGTGAAGCCCTTCGGCCCCGACCAGCTTGCCGAGCGCGTGCGCGCGCTCGGCATGGTGGAACAGCAGGCCGCCTGACTGCCCGCGCCGAGGCTAGTCGTCGGCGATATCCACATCCTTGGTCTCCGGCACGAACAGCAGGCCGATGACCAGCGTGAGCGCTGCCACTGCGATCGGGTACCAGAGTCCAGCGTAGATGTTGCCCGTCGCCGCGACGATCGCGAAGGCCGTCGTCGGCAGGAAGCCGCCGAACCAGCCGTTGCCGATGTGATACGGCAGCGACATGCTGGTGTAGCGGATGCGCGTGGGGAAGAGCTCCACCAGCATCGCCGCGATCGGGCCGTACACAATCGTCACGAGGATGACGAGTGCGACTAGCACGGCCACCACCGAGACGCGGTTCAACCGCGCCGGGTCGGCCGCGCGAGGATAGCCTGCCGCCTGCAGCGCTTCGTCCAACGCGCCTTCGAAGCGCGCGCGCTCCGTCGACGCGTCGGCCGCGGCGCCATCGTACGACGCCACGCGGACCTCACCCACCAGCACCGCGACCGCTCCCTCCGACGCATCGTTGCGATACGGCACCCCGCGTCGCACCAACGCACTCTTGGCCACGTCGCAGGCAGCGGTGAAGGCGCTGGTGCCGACGGGATTGAACTGCACCGAACAGCCCGCCGGGTCCGCCAACACCGCCACCGGCGCCGCAGCCTGCGCCTCGGCCAACGCCGGATTCGCCGCGCGCGTCAGCGCCTTGAACAACGGGAAGTAGCCGATCACCGCCAGCGCGCATCCCAGCATCACCACCGGCTTTCGGCCCACGCGGTCCGACAGCCAACCGAACACGATGAAGAACGGCGTGCCAATGGCCAGGGCGATGGCCACGAGGATGTTGGCCGTCTGCGCGTCCACCTTCAGCGTCTGCGTCAGGAAGAACAGCGCGTAGAACTGACCCGTGTACCAAATCACTGCCTGGCCCGCCACGATGCCGAACAGCGCCAGCAGCACGATCCGCAGGTTGCCCCAGCGCCCAAACGACTCGCGGAGCGGCGACTTCGAGTGCTTGCCCTCGGCCTTCATCTTCTTGAAGAGCGGCGACTCGTCGAGCGACAGCCGGATCCAGGTCGAGACGCCGAGCAGCACAACCGAGAAGAGGAAGGGCACACGCCAGCCCCAGGACTCGAAGCGCTCCGTGCCCATCCAAATGCGGCAGCCCATGATCACCAGCAGCGACAGGAAGAGTCCGAGCGTCGCCGTGGTCTGGATCCAGCTCGTGTAGAGCCCGCGCTTCCCTGGCGGCGCGTGCTCGGCCACGTACGTCGCCGCGCCGCCGTACTCGCCACCCAGCGCCAGGCCCTGCAGCAACCGCAGGAGAATCAGGGCCACCGGCGCCACGATGCCGATGCGTGCGTAGGTGGGCAGCACGCCGACCAGGAAGGTCGAGGCACCCATCAGCACGATGGTCACGAGGAAGGTGTGCTTGCGCCCCACGAGGTCGCCGAGTCGCCCGAACACGACGGCACCAAACGGCCGCACCGCGAATCCCGCCGCGAAGGCAAGCAGGGCGAAGATGAAGCCGGCGGTCTCGTTCACGCCGGAGAAGAACTGTCGGGAGATGATCGCCGCGAGCGACCCGTACAGATAGAAGTCGTACCACTCGAACACCGTCCCGAGGGACGAGGCGAGGATGACGCGGCGAACGTCCTTGGTGGGGGCGAGGGTCTCGATCACGGGGGACAATAATCGCCCTCCGACGGCCGTCTGTGAAGCGCCCGCCGGATATCGCTAGGCGCCGCCTTTGCGATACTGCCGTACGGCCAAGGACATCAACACCGCGCCCGCCGTGGCCAGCACCCCCAACTGCGGCCACACATCCCGCACCGTGGCCCCCTTGAGCAGCACCGCGCGCATCAACTTGATGAAGTGCATCAAGGGATTGAGCTGCGCCAACCACTGCGTCCACGTCGGCATCGCGCGCACCGGCGTGAACAGCCCGCTCATCAAGATGTAGACCATCAAGACGCTGAAGGCGAGGAAGAGCGCCTGCTGCTGCGTCTCCGCCACCGTGGAGATCCAGAGCCCCAGTCCCAGTGCCGCCACCAGATAGATTGCCGCCGCCGTATAGACGAGCGCTAGCGAGCCCTCAAACGGCACCGCAAACAGGAAGCGCGCCACCACGAGCCCAATCGACAGCTGCACCAGCGCGATGATCCATAGCGGCAGCAGCTTCGCGATGACAAACGTCGAGCGGGCAATGGGCGTCACGTTCAGCTGGTCCAGCGTGCCGATCTCCTTCTCGCGCACGATGTTGAGCGCCGTGAGGATCGTGCCGACCACCGTGACCAGCTGCACGAGGATGCCGGGGACCATGAACTGCCGATAGTCGAGCGACTCGTTGTACCAATCGCGCGTCTGCACCTCGAGGCGCGGCGTACCGCGCTGTAGCGCCGCGCGGGCCGCAAGCGCCGGGCTGGCGAGTGCAAGTTCCGCCGACAGCTCCGCCGCGTAGCGCCGCAGCACCTCGTTGGCATAGGCCGAGGCCACGCCGGCCTGCGCGCCGTCCTCGGCGTTAAAGCTCAGTCCCACCGTCGCCCGCCGTGTGCGCCGCAGGTCGCGCGCGAAGTCGGGTGGGATGCTGACCACGGCGTCCGTGCCGCGCTCCATCAGCGCGGCCTCGGCCTCGGTGAACGTCGGCGAGGCGCCCACCACGCGGAAGCGGCCGGTGCCGACCAGGCGGTCCACGACGCCGCGCGACTCCGCGCTGCGGTCCTGGTCCACGACCCACACACGGCTCTCCTTCACCTCAAAGGTCGCAGCGTTCGCCAGCACGATCAGCTGGATGATGGGGATGACGAACATCATCCGCAGCAGCACCGGATCGCGACGGATCTGCAGGAACTCCTTGCGGAGCAATACCCGGAGTGCGCGCATCAGTCGAGCCGAACCGAGAAGCGTCGCGTGGCGACGGTGAGCATCGCCAGCAGCATCAGGGTCAACACGGCGAACTCCTGCCAGAGGTGTTGCCACCCGGCACCCTTGAGCATCACGCTGCGGGAGATCTCCACGAACCAGCGTGCGGGCACGATGTTCGAGAGCACCTGCAACACGCGCGGCATCGAGGCGATCGGGAAAATGAGCCCGCTGAGCAGCGTGCTCGGCAGCATCGTGCCGCCAAGGGCGGCCAGCATCGCGGCGCGCTGCGAGCCTGTGACGGCGGCGATGAGCACGCCGAGGGCGAGGCCGACCAGCGCGTAGAGCGTACTGCCAAGCAACAGCAGGGCCAGCGACCCGCGGAAGGGCACGCCGAACACCAGCCACGCGGCCAGCAGGATTGTCACGACG
This window of the Gemmatimonadaceae bacterium genome carries:
- a CDS encoding ABC transporter permease, with the protein product MRALRVLLRKEFLQIRRDPVLLRMMFVIPIIQLIVLANAATFEVKESRVWVVDQDRSAESRGVVDRLVGTGRFRVVGASPTFTEAEAALMERGTDAVVSIPPDFARDLRRTRRATVGLSFNAEDGAQAGVASAYANEVLRRYAAELSAELALASPALAARAALQRGTPRLEVQTRDWYNESLDYRQFMVPGILVQLVTVVGTILTALNIVREKEIGTLDQLNVTPIARSTFVIAKLLPLWIIALVQLSIGLVVARFLFAVPFEGSLALVYTAAAIYLVAALGLGLWISTVAETQQQALFLAFSVLMVYILMSGLFTPVRAMPTWTQWLAQLNPLMHFIKLMRAVLLKGATVRDVWPQLGVLATAGAVLMSLAVRQYRKGGA
- a CDS encoding response regulator, yielding MRFLVVDDSATMRRIVVNSLQRIGYSDVVEAGDGVEALEKLDASIGFIITDWNMPNMSGVELAQAVRAKDGFKQLPILMVTARSVREDIMTALESGLNYYIVKPFTPQVLKEKIDALLTGAPA
- a CDS encoding MFS transporter — its product is MIETLAPTKDVRRVILASSLGTVFEWYDFYLYGSLAAIISRQFFSGVNETAGFIFALLAFAAGFAVRPFGAVVFGRLGDLVGRKHTFLVTIVLMGASTFLVGVLPTYARIGIVAPVALILLRLLQGLALGGEYGGAATYVAEHAPPGKRGLYTSWIQTTATLGLFLSLLVIMGCRIWMGTERFESWGWRVPFLFSVVLLGVSTWIRLSLDESPLFKKMKAEGKHSKSPLRESFGRWGNLRIVLLALFGIVAGQAVIWYTGQFYALFFLTQTLKVDAQTANILVAIALAIGTPFFIVFGWLSDRVGRKPVVMLGCALAVIGYFPLFKALTRAANPALAEAQAAAPVAVLADPAGCSVQFNPVGTSAFTAACDVAKSALVRRGVPYRNDASEGAVAVLVGEVRVASYDGAAADASTERARFEGALDEALQAAGYPRAADPARLNRVSVVAVLVALVILVTIVYGPIAAMLVELFPTRIRYTSMSLPYHIGNGWFGGFLPTTAFAIVAATGNIYAGLWYPIAVAALTLVIGLLFVPETKDVDIADD
- a CDS encoding response regulator, which gives rise to MDAAETPEAAAAAGDGTGPRILVIDDDPEMRLLLEVALSAFGTVETAEDGLVGLELYRNALRGSRPYALVCCDVQMPGMDGHQTVLALRRAESHVSANQPSRILMLTALSDRSHVQRAIAVGCDSYLVKPFGPDQLAERVRALGMVEQQAA